Sequence from the Candidatus Abyssobacteria bacterium SURF_5 genome:
GGGAAAAGGCCGCGTATTATCTGGGCGAAGCGACAAAGTACGAGCACGAACCCTGGGTGGAGCGGGCATACGCCCTCTCGCTCGAGCGCTTGCGAGAAGAAGAAAAGGCGTTTGCGCTCCTGGAAGATTACGACCGCAGGCATCCGGACTTCAAGATGCAGAAGCTCACTATGAAGCGTCTGGAAAAGAAGCTCGAGGCCCGCAAGTTGGAGCGCGAAGGCGATCTTGAGGCTGCTTTCGAATTATGGCGGTTCCTGAAGGATGACGATCCCTCTGATTTCATCGCCCCGCAGGAATACCTGCGACTAAAAATGGAATTAGAGAAGGCTAACGGCCTCACGTCGTGAATCGCACCGAACAATTTTGAAGAACCCCCGGCCTCCTCAGCGCCGGTTGGAAGCCGGCAACGGGGGTTTTTCCTCTTTCCACAGCCGGATCGGCTTCTGTTTTTACCGATATTAAGAGGATATGCGGTTCGTCATGAGCATTCAGTCGAACCTGGAGAACCTCCGCCGGCGGATTTCCGACGCCGCTCAACGAGCAGGCCGCAACCCAGCCGATATCAAATTGTGCGTCGTAACAAAGACTATTCCCGTTGCGAGAATACAAGAGGCAATCGCCTGCGGTGTCAGCATCATCGGAGAAAACCGCGTGCATGAGGCTACGCAAAAACAACCGGCGCTCGGGCGTTCGGTCGAGTGGCACATGATAGGCCACCTGCAGTCAAGAAAGGCCAGACAGGCGGTAGAATTGTTTGACATGGTGCAGTCGGTCGATTCCGTCTCAACGGCGGCCGCGCTGGAGAAACGCTGTGCGGAAATCGATCGCCCAATGCGGGTTCTCATCGAGGTCAACACCTCTCATGAGGAACAAAAGTACGGAGCGCCGCCCGCCGATGCGGAACGCCTGGTGCGCCAATTAGGGAAAATGGGACATCTGCGAATCGAGGGGCTGATGACCATGGCGCCCCTCGTTTCAGATCCCGAACTGGCGCGGCCCTGCTTCCGGGAACTGCGGCAAACCGCGCAACGGCTGCGGGAACAGGATTTTCCGGGCGCCTCGTTTGATGTCCTGTCAATGGGCATGAGCAATGACTTTGAAGTGGCTGTCGAAGAGGGGGCCACTCTGCTGAGAATAGGAAGCGCCGTATTCGCGAAATGAACGAGAAAGAAAACCATGGAACAGCAACTTGAGAAACTTCGAGCGGATGCGCTCGAAAAAGTGGGACAGGCTTCTGATTTATCACAATTGTCGCAGGTCCAAACCGAGTTCCTGGGACGCAAGGGAGAGCTGACAAAACTGCTCCGCCTGATGGGCTCATTGCCACCCGACCAACGCCCTGCTTTCGGCCAGAGCGCCAACCGAGTCAAACAGGAAATCCAGGACGCGATCGATCACAAGAAGAGCCTCTTCGAGCGGGAAGAGCGCGAGAAAAAACTGAAAAAAGAAAGCATCGACGTCACTCTTCCGGGTCTCAGGCCACCCATCGGCCATCTGCATCCGATCACGATCGTCTTTGAGGAAATCCGGAGAATTTTCGAGGGACTTGGCTTCCAGGTGGCTACTGGGCCGGAAGTGGAAACAGATTATCATAATTTTGAGGCCCTCAATTTCCCGAAGGATCACCCGTCTCGCGATATGCAGGCCACCTTCTTCATCAATGATGACGTGCTGCTGCGCACGCACACTTCTCCCGTTCAGATTCGCGCAATGACCGCACAGAGACCGCCGCTGAGAATTATTGCCCCCGGGAAAGTCTTCCGCCGCGACGACGATATCACGCACAGCCCCATGTTTCACCAGGTTGAGGGGCTTGTGGTGGACGAACAGATAACCCTCGGGGACCTGAAGGGCGTGCTTGAAGCCTTCATTCACCGCCTCTACGGCCCGCAGACCGCTCTGCGGTTCCGCCCCAGCTTCTTCCCGTTCACCGAACCGAGCGCGGAAGTCGATGTCCAGTGTGTCATCTGCGGCGGGAGCGGTTGCCGCACGTGCAAACAGTCAGGATGGCTCGAGGTATTAGGCTCTGGTATGGTGCATCCGAACGTTTTTCGCGCAGTCGGCTATGATCCCGAAGAGTATACCGGGTTTGCCTTCGGCCTGGGAGTCGACCGGCTCGCAATGCTGAAATACGGCATCGACGATATCCGCACATTATATGAGAACGACATCAGATTCCTCGAGCAATTTTAGGTGGATTGGAGAATGTAACGCATGCGCGTTTCACTGAATTGGCTCAAAGAATTCGTTGCCGTACGCCTCTCACCCGCCGATCTCGCTCACAAATTGACTATGACCGGCACCGAGGTGGATAGCGTACAGATCATAAAGTCCGCCTTTGAAAAGGTAACCGTTGGGCGCATACTGAAGATTCGGCGGCATCCCAACGCCGACAAGCTGGTCCTGTGCGAAGTCGACGTCGGCAATTCGTCACCGCTGAAGATCGTTTGCGGCGCACCCAATATCAAAGAGGGCGACATCGTGCCCGTCGCTGTATCCGGCGCGAAGCTGGCGGGCGGCTTCTCGGTGCATAAAACCAAAATCAGGGGCGAATCTTCGGAAGGAATGCTCTGCTCGGAGCGCGAGCTCGGCATCAGCGAGGACCACAGCGGCATCATGATTCTGCCGCCCGACCTGCCGACCGGCGTCCCTCTTGACGAAGCGCTCCAGCTTTCCGACGCGTTGCTCGAGCTCGGCGTGACGCCGAACCGGCCCGACTGCCTCAGCATATTCGGAACGGCTCGCGAGGTCGCCGCGATAACCGGCGAAAAGACAAGGCTGCCCGACATCCGGATGCGCGAAGCGGGCGCACAGATAGAATCCCTCACGTCGGTCACAATCGAAGACGAAAAAGGCTGCCCCCGCTATGCCGCGCGCGTCGTGTCCGGCGTCACGATCGGAGCATCCCCCGCATGGATGCAACAGCGGCTCCTGAAGGCGGGCCTGCGGCCGATTAATAATGTCGTCGACATAACGAATTATGTGCTGCTTGAACTCGGTCACCCGCTGCACGCGTTCGATTACCACAAGCTTTTCGAGAACAGAATCGTCGTCAGGCGCGCACTCCCGAAGGAGTCGATCGTGACCCTGGACGGAGCCAATCGCGGCCTGACCGAACAGATGCTGGTCATCGCCGACGCCGAAAAACCGGTTGCGATCGCCGGCGTCATGGGCGGAGCGAATTCAGAAGTGACCGAGCAGACGAAGACTGTCCTTATCGAATCCGCATATTTCGACCCCGTTACGATCAGGCGCACATCGAAAGCGCTCGGGTTGTCCACGGAAGCTTCGTTCCGATTTGAGCGTGGCGCCGACCCGCAAATGCTGACGGTCGCGCTCGACCGCGCCGCCGCACTCATGGCCGAAGTTGCGGGAGGCACTGTCGCCGCCGGAAGCGTCGACCAGTACCCGCACCCGTTCAGCCCGAAGGAAATCTCGGTGCGCCATGAGCGGATCAGACGGATTCTCGGCATCCGGGTTCCACCTGACAAAGCGATATCCATTCTCGATGCGCTCGGATTCGAAATTGTTTCCACCACCGGCGAGTCGGTCCGCGTGCGCGTGCC
This genomic interval carries:
- a CDS encoding phenylalanine--tRNA ligase subunit alpha — translated: MEQQLEKLRADALEKVGQASDLSQLSQVQTEFLGRKGELTKLLRLMGSLPPDQRPAFGQSANRVKQEIQDAIDHKKSLFEREEREKKLKKESIDVTLPGLRPPIGHLHPITIVFEEIRRIFEGLGFQVATGPEVETDYHNFEALNFPKDHPSRDMQATFFINDDVLLRTHTSPVQIRAMTAQRPPLRIIAPGKVFRRDDDITHSPMFHQVEGLVVDEQITLGDLKGVLEAFIHRLYGPQTALRFRPSFFPFTEPSAEVDVQCVICGGSGCRTCKQSGWLEVLGSGMVHPNVFRAVGYDPEEYTGFAFGLGVDRLAMLKYGIDDIRTLYENDIRFLEQF
- a CDS encoding phenylalanine--tRNA ligase subunit beta — translated: MRVSLNWLKEFVAVRLSPADLAHKLTMTGTEVDSVQIIKSAFEKVTVGRILKIRRHPNADKLVLCEVDVGNSSPLKIVCGAPNIKEGDIVPVAVSGAKLAGGFSVHKTKIRGESSEGMLCSERELGISEDHSGIMILPPDLPTGVPLDEALQLSDALLELGVTPNRPDCLSIFGTAREVAAITGEKTRLPDIRMREAGAQIESLTSVTIEDEKGCPRYAARVVSGVTIGASPAWMQQRLLKAGLRPINNVVDITNYVLLELGHPLHAFDYHKLFENRIVVRRALPKESIVTLDGANRGLTEQMLVIADAEKPVAIAGVMGGANSEVTEQTKTVLIESAYFDPVTIRRTSKALGLSTEASFRFERGADPQMLTVALDRAAALMAEVAGGTVAAGSVDQYPHPFSPKEISVRHERIRRILGIRVPPDKAISILDALGFEIVSTTGESVRVRVPSYRPDVGEEIDLIEEVARVYGYENIIATYPEDRALMTRGLPAKSAEEEVKALLKGCGFTEIITFSFGDPEEMKDFSGDGYPAAPIRMRNPLAEDESVLRTTLMPGLLGTIRSNINIGRKNLKLFEVGKIFWPAPGETLPDEHVSACGAATGLRNSLHWKEQPAEVDFFDLKGVVETLLDSLGFDARAVKSARPGFHPGKCADIEVAGKTVGRVGEIHPDIIQKYELKQKTFLFELDLSTLLSCPKTEKEYLSVSRFPYSDRDMAVVVDENIEAAKLVSAITEAGEEILRRVLLFDVYRGAQVESGKKSLAFSLRFQSVQRTLTDEEITAAFNKIVQSVQTRFGAQLRK
- a CDS encoding YggS family pyridoxal phosphate-dependent enzyme; this translates as MRFVMSIQSNLENLRRRISDAAQRAGRNPADIKLCVVTKTIPVARIQEAIACGVSIIGENRVHEATQKQPALGRSVEWHMIGHLQSRKARQAVELFDMVQSVDSVSTAAALEKRCAEIDRPMRVLIEVNTSHEEQKYGAPPADAERLVRQLGKMGHLRIEGLMTMAPLVSDPELARPCFRELRQTAQRLREQDFPGASFDVLSMGMSNDFEVAVEEGATLLRIGSAVFAK